One Stigmatopora argus isolate UIUO_Sarg chromosome 12, RoL_Sarg_1.0, whole genome shotgun sequence genomic window carries:
- the dspa gene encoding desmoplakin-A yields the protein MSMFGGSTSRLASMGQRSNSRPDLSSSSFRNEVFVSGNGHQGGEFQVGDGGGYTYKTSYSRSSMHGGGNTGGRKMQVSMGSGGGGGGGFVSMEDMQEKVTQLKTMSQEYLLRAKMILQSGGPRAEADKMLMLAGDHIELLRTCGMDLQQMRIPNDVFASVNQLEHMHDGIQQLMGTMTIKQNSAGSLGAAEGGRVFKDAMAWISQQKRMIQTAPWGDDSATIDKQIMSHNKFHSTIQRSQEVDRARDELGMRGDKPNLYVIEQEWDSLQKMSHSRVNQLRELQSIIEEISRAIMWVNEKEEEELVFDWGDKNIEQYIPKKQESYSRLMKDLEEKEKDLNKLKVKSDGLLSNNHPASDKIEAYMDTLQTQWSWLLQITKCIHVHLKENAAYSQFFKEANETYEKLKKDRDNIQTKFTCNKNTQLENLMELLKHLEKEKERIMENKRQVQSLVNKSKTIVRLKPRNPEEPTTGGNPIMVQALCDFKQDQKGILKGNEGILKDNTQRSKWLVTGPGGLDMLIPSVCLLIPPPNPLSIGLAKKNEQYYEAILGIWNQLYINIKSLISWQYCLKDVNYINSLTFSMISKMRPEEYRSIIKRLETHYQEFLRTSQSSDLFGEDDKITIQNHFDKAQNHYDTLVIQLTGYNEPKPETKPAPTKIHALSIALLSSLQLLRQRLELAESGLTGHLHICSGENSLKDCLVHIEQLQIVHQNLDSIHDEYLRLREKIIKQLEGIPPDCEQAKFLRSELEIISQKLGGLQGLYSAYIQRLSALKSLLESLLQVEDIVKVNEARLTEKETTSLDMRELGNYQSTLKQMKIELDHKKDLLTSIESELAKAVQWNGQVSESFHRCDVDLSKYAELVGQLSDRWRRIQSQIDTRLWDLEKHEKQLTNYQQKSVSMDQWINNARKRQDTLQSVKFTNIQMVMDYLNQQKILYGEIKGKKDNVEDVQKDSDTCAGCIKDYELQLASYSSGLETLLNIPIKRTMLKSPATVIRQEASDLQSHYIELLTRSGDYYKFLGELLKNMEELKIRNTRIELLEEELRRLKEQLGDSGGKNKSLEDALARLKLELSQSKDQLISQEEVKRSWLVKVSTAKETLEGTQGQIQDLTDQLNRIKYQLEEEKRKKRLAEERYTSQQEEYEGTVRRRQKELDELNWLKIELEKTVKDKERELERLKILLEEEAALRRNAESDISKVRTQCTQEINQLKQTYETQIHVTKTTILKASQRKEEDSEELRRQYEKLTGEKRGLEDELRRLKLSISHAEEQKNRAEIETNQQKNSLTQETRMRSELEVQIRTITQLRSEDEFKLKEANKNIQEKGRQISMLTREVEEEGKKRRALELEINALRQSEAELKAKNDSFLETINKLKLSEKEIRITRVELEKQTSDRNKAEQSAVRLQSRIRELQCSLDATAAEVEKQKKATQEEFTRRKRLESELERVTLSCKEYTTTITSLKSMHLQVSNKETKYEQDLKALQEAWDKSLREHKVTKDELAAVTAELKAVKQKLHHDQLQIVELTQRSESLYKTIEDKTHHLNNCTVEMERLKVLKDNLTKEKLRLEDELRILRQERDQLRLSRDAIDGENVSQISALHVQLQSSNKRTAELQALINDLTKEREKLMVEIDKFQKQSFETSRMVHESQSKYSVVLLERDDLLSKLKLLEQDKLRQKRLEDELSRIKHSLETELRNKQRLIDEKNNVLKDFNLLKSQYELKETQLRQWELDRSKTDQDRSGLKNEIERLMRELRTVEERYKSRLMSSEKEVTELSNKRDILLREIEKLQRRPSTLSRQTQTDMKIATIDPSKLVFDGVRRKVTAHQLCDCGIISKATLELLLQGKKTVDEVAVEIQVNLKGTGIIAGMTTGCQGKIPFTEAKNKNLLSPESARMLLEAQAATGYIADPAFNDKMPVDTACSRGIVDTQDRDILVKAEAASVGFKDPYTGKVLSVGQACKQGRIDKETTLRLLQAQESVGGILDPVLSVFLPKDLALDRNLIDEELYRALDRKPAIYIDPTTEEKISYSDLRGKCIVEPVHGLLLLHGQEKSMTVKGIRGPVHVTDLVKSGLLDEKDMIKLKKGELTPRDIEKKLKSYLYGSTCIAGIYDEANDRIWPFYQAMKEGLLMRGTTLELLEAQAASGFIVDPVNNIFLTVDEATQRGLIGKEFKNKLLSAERAVTGYEDPSTVKKISLFEAIEKGLIERGHGIRLLEAQIASGGIIDPVKSHRINVSVAYKRGYFDEEMNEILSYEGDDTKGFFDPNTKENLTYIQLKERCITDPKTGLVLLPLKDKTKAQTLQESRSNVLRKRRVVIVDPDTDLEMSVREAYHRELIDYDTFLDLSEQECEWEEITIKGSDGSTRLVIVDRKTGTQYDIQDSLERGIVDQNTLDKYREGKLTLTQFADHVSSRSSSSEMTITASSAEDVITCTSPTQARPSSPTVRKRFDSISITVSPPEMFDDQSPVAAIFDTETMEKITIPEAHRRGIVDTLTAQRLLEAQACTGGIINPATGQRLTLNDAVHQCVLDEAMANKLKASQKAYMGFEDVKTKRKMSAAEAVKETWLPYEAGQRFLEFQHLTGGLVDPSTGQRITMEEAIRKSWLDGLGAQKLQDTRNYPKNLTCPKTKLKISYKEAMDGCMVEESNGMKMLQASSVSSKGLSSPYNVSNPSSRSGSRSGSRRGSVDYTSTYNYSFSSNSTGATY from the exons ATGAGCATGTTTGGCGGCTCCACGTCCAGGTTGGCGTCTATGGGCCAGCGGAGTAATTCTCGACCGGACTTGTCATCGTCCAGCTTCAGGAATGAAGTATTCGTGTCCGGGAATGGCCACCAAGGAGGGGAGTTTCAGGTGGGAGACGGCGGCGGCTACACGTACAAAACGTCCTACTCCAGATCCTCCATGCACGGCGGTGGGAACACCGGCGGACGGAAAATGCAAGTTAGCATGGGGTCTGGTGGGGGCGGCGGAGGTGGTTTTGTAAG TATGGAGGACATGCAGGAAAAAGTAACGCAGCTGAAAACCATGAGTCAGGAGTACCTGCTAAGGGCAAAAATGATCCTCCAGAGT GGTGGTCCACGCGCGGAGGCCGACAAGATGCTGATGCTAGCGGGTGACCATATAGAGCTGTTAAGGACGTGCGGCATGGATCTCCAGCAGATGCGCATACCCAACGACGTATTTGCCAG TGTAAACCAGCTGGAGCACATGCATGACGGTATCCAACAACTAATGGGCACGATGACCATCAAACAGAACTCGGCTGGTAGTTTGGGTGCAGCAGAGGGCGGTAGGGTCTTCAAAGATGCCATGGCCTGGATTAGCCAGCAGAAA CGAATGATTCAGACAGCTCCGTGGGGGGATGACTCGGCCACCATCGACAAACAAATTATGAGCCACAACAAATTCCACAGCACTATTCAAAGGAGCCAGGAGGTAGACCGTGCTCGAGACGAACTG GGAATGAGGGGTGACAAGCCCAACCTTTACGTTATTGAACAAGAATGGGACAGTCTGCag AAAATGTCCCACAGTCGAGTGAATCAGTTGCGTGAGCTGCAGAGCATCATCGAAGAGATCTCCCGTGCCATCATGTGGGTGAACgagaaagaagaggaagagCTGGTCTTTGACTGGGGAGACAAAAACATTGAACAGTACATCCCCAAGAAGCAAGAGAGCTACTCT AGGCTCATGAAAGATCTagaggagaaggagaaagacCTAAACAAGCTGAAGGTGAAATCAGATGGCCTACTAAGCAACAACCATCCAGCCTCGGACAAGATTGAG GCATACATGGACACCTTACAAACCCAGTGGAGCTGGCTTCTCCAGATTACCAAGTGTATTCATGTTCATTTGAAGGAGAATGCTGCCTACAGCCAA TTTTTCAAAGAGGCAAATGAGACCTACGAGAAGCTGAAGAAGGACCGTGATAACATTCAGACCAAATTCACATGCAACAAGAACACCCAACTGGAAAATCTTATGGAGCTCCTAAAACACTTGGAG AAAGAGAAGGAGCGCATAATGGAGAACAAGAGACAGGTACAAAGCCTGGTCAACAAGTCCAAGACTATTGTAAGGCTGAAACCACGGAACCCTGAGGAGCCGACAACAGGCGGCAACCCCATCATGGTCCAAGCTTTGTGTGACTTCAAGCAGGACCAG AAAGGGATACTGAAAGGGAACGAGGGTATACTGAAAGACAACACGCAGCGCAGCAAGTGGCTTGTGACGGGACCAGGTGGTCTGGACATGTTGATTCCTTCTGTGTGTCTGTTGATCCCACCTCCAAACCCCCTCAGCATCGGCCTCGCCAAGAA GAATGAGCAGTATTATGAGGCCATTCTGGGCATCTGGAATCAGTTGTATATTAACATCAAGAGCCTCATCTCTTGGCAGTACTGCCTCAAAGACGTCAACTACATCAACTCTCTAACCTTTTCTATG ATATCTAAAATGCGTCCCGAGGAGTACCGCAGCATCATCAAAAGACTGGAGACCCACTACCAAGAGTTTCTGCGTACCAGTCAAAGTTCTGATCTTTTTGGAGAAGATGATAAAATCACCATCCAGAACCACTTTGATAAAGCCCAGAACCATTACGATACCTTGGTTATCCAGCTAACTGGCTACA aTGAACCCAAGCCGGAAACTAAACCTGCACCTACCAAAATCCACGCACTCAGCATCGCACTGCTCAGCAGTCTTCAGTTGCTTCGGCAGAGATTAGAACTGGCCGAGTCTGGACTCACCGGCCATCTACACATTTGCTCTGGGGAAAACAGTTTGAAAGACTGCTTGGTTCACATTGAACAACTTCAG ATTGTGCACCAAAATTTGGACTCCATTCATGACGAATACCTGCGACTGAGAGAGAAGATTATTAAGCAGTTGGAAGGGATTCCTCCGGACTGTGAGCAAGCCAAGTTTCTGCGTTCAGAGCTGGAAATCATCAGCCAGAAACTGGGTGGTCTGCAGGGGCTCTACTCAGCTTACATCCAAAG ATTGTCGGCGCTCAAGTCCTTGCTCGAGTCACTTCTGCAGGTTGAAGACATTGTCAAAGTCAACGAGGCCCGTCTGACGGAAAAAGAAACCACCTCGCTGGACATGCGTGAGCTGGGAAACTACCAGAGTACTTTGAAG CAAATGAAAATCGAGCTAGACCACAAAAAAGACTTGCTGACCTCTATTGAGTCTGAGCTGGCCAAAGCAGTTCAATGGAACGGTCAAGTCTCAGAGTCCTTCCACAGGTGCGATGTGGACTTGTCCAAATACGCAGAGCTTGTAGGTCAGCTTTCTGACCGCTGGCGCCGCATCCAAAGTCAAATTGACACCCG ATTGTGGGATTTGGAGAAGCATGAAAAGCAGCTGACAAATTACCAGCAGAAAAGCGTTTCCATGGACCAGTGGATAAACAATGCCCGGAAGCGCCAGGACACCCTTCAGAGTGTTAAATTCACTAACATCCAGATGGTGATGGACTACCTAAACCAGCAGAAG ATACTTTATGGTGAAATTAAAGGAAAGAAGGACAATGTTGAGGATGTCCAGAAAGATTCAGACACATGCGCTGGCTGCATTAAG GACTATGAGCTGCAGCTGGCTTCTTACAGTTCTGGCCTAGAAACACTCCTTAATATTCCAATCAAGAGAACCATGCTGAAGTCCCCCGCTACTGTTATCAGACAAGAG GCTTCTGACCTCCAGTCCCACTATATCGAGCTCCTTACTCGCTCAGGTGACTACTACAAGTTTCTTGGGGAGTTGTTGAAGAACATGGAAGAGCTGAAG ATTAGAAACACCAGGATTGAGCTGCTGGAAGAGGAACTAAGGCGCCTCAAGGAGCAGCTCGGAGATAGTGGCGGGAAAAATAAGTCTCTGGAGGATGCCTTGGCCCGCCTCAAGCTAGAACTCAGCCAGTCAAAAGACCAGCTCATTTCTCAAGAAGAAGTGAAGAGATCCTGGTTAGTAAAAGTGTCTACTGCCAAGGAGACCCTAGAAGGTACCCAGGGTCAGATCCAAGATTTGACTGACCAGCTCAACCGCATTAAGTACCAGCTGGAggaagaaaagaggaaaaaacgaCTTGCAGAAGAGCGCTACACCAGCCAACAAGAAGAGTATGAGGGGACTGTCCGCCGCAGACAGAAAGAGCTGGATGAACTAAACTGGCTCAAGATTGAGCTGGAAAAGACTGTCAAGGATAAGGAACGAGAACTTGAGAGGCTGAAGATACTgctggaggaggaggcggcaCTACGCCGCAATGCCGAATCAGATATTTCAAAGGTAAGAACACAGTGCACCCAGGAGATCAATCAACTTAAGCAAACATATGAGACCCAGATCCACGTGACCAAGACCACCATCCTGAAAGCCTCGCAGCGGAAGGAAGAGGACTCGGAAGAGCTGAGGCGGCAGTACGAGAAGCTCACTGGAGAGAAGAGAGGTCTTGAAGATGAGCTCCGGAGACTCAAACTCTCCATCTCCCATGCTGAAGAGCAGAAAAACAGAGCAGAAATAGAGACCAACCAGCAGAAGAATTCATTGACTCAAGAGACAAGGATGCGGAGTGAGCTGGAGGTGCAAATCAGGACGATCACTCAACTGAGATCTGAGGATGAGTTCAAGCTAAAGGAAGCTAACAAAAATATTCAGGAAAAAGGTCGTCAGATCAGCATGCTCACACGAGAGGTAGAAGAGGAAGGAAAGAAGAGGAGGGCCTTGGAATTGGAAATCAACGCGCTACGGCAATCTGAGGCAGAGCTAAAAGCGAAGAACGATTCCTTCCTGGAGACgattaacaaattaaaattgtCTGAGAAGGAGATCCGTATCACCCGGGTGGAATTAGAGAAGCAGACAAGTGACCGAAACAAGGCAGAGCAAAGTGCTGTCAGGCTCCAGAGCCGTATTCGGGAACTACAATGCTCTCTGGATGCCACGGCAGCAGAGGTGGAGAAGCAAAAGAAGGCAACGCAAGAAGAGTTCACGCGTAGAAAGAGGCTGGAGTCAGAGCTAGAAAGGGTGACGCTATCTTGCAAAGAATACACCACCACTATCACAAGCCTCAAGTCAATGCATCTCCAAGTgtcaaacaaagaaacaaaatatgAACAAGATCTCAAAGCCCTTCAGGAAGCTTGGGACAAGAGCCTCAGGGAGCACAAAGTTACCAAAGACGAACTGGCTGCTGTAACAGCCGAGCTGAAGGCAGTGAAACAGAAGCTTCACCATGATCAACTCCAGATTGTGGAACTAACTCAGCGCAGTGAAAGTTTGTACAAAACCATCGAGGACAAAACCCACCATCTTAACAATTGCACAGTTGAAATGGAACGTCTGAAGGTTCTGAAAGACAACCTGACGAAGGAGAAACTGAGGTTGGAGGATGAGTTAAGGATTCTTAGGCAGGAAAGGGATCAGCTGAGGCTAAGCAGGGATGCCATCGATGGCGAAAATGTATCTCAGATTTCAGCCTTGCATGTCCAACTTCAGAGTAGTAACAAGAGGACAGCCGAGCTCCAGGCTCTCATCAACGACCTGACCAAGGAGAGAGAAAAGCTAATGGTCGAAATAGACAAATTCCAAAAGCAGTCCTTTGAG ACATCCAGAATGGTGCACGAGTCTCAAAGCAAGTACAGTGTGGTGTTGCTTGAGAGAGATGATTTGCTTTCGAAGCTCAAGTTGCTGGAACAGGACAAACTCCGTCAGAAGCGCCTTGAAGACGAACTGTCCCGAATCAAACACTCTCTGGAAACTGAGCTTCGCAATAAGCAGCGTTTGATCGACGAGAAAAATAATGTGCTAAAGGATTTCAACCTTTTGAAGAGCCAGTATGAGCTGAAAGAGACTCAGCTCAGGCAGTGGGAGTTGGATAGGTCCAAGACAGATCAAGATAGGTCAGGTCTAAAGAATGAGATTGAGAGGTTGATGAGAGAGCTGAGAACTGTTGAGGAACGTTACAAGAGCAGGCTGATGAGCTCTGAGAAGGAGGTGACAGAACTTTCTAACAAGAGAGATATTCTGCTAAGGGAGATAGAAAAGTTACAGAGAAGGCCGAGTACGTTgagcagacagacgcagacagataTGAAGATTGCAACAATTGACCCTTCTAAGCTTGTATTTGATGGGGTACGCCGCAAAGTCACAGCCCACCAGCTATGTGACTGCGGTATCATCAGCAAGGCGACTCTAGAACTGCTGTTGCAAGGGAAAAAGACAGTTGACGAGGTAGCCGTTGAGATCCAGGTGAATCTAAAGGGTACTGGCATTATTGCCGGCATGACAACAGGTTGTCAAGGGAAAATCCCATTCACCGAagccaaaaacaaaaatctccTCAGCCCAGAGAGTGCACGTATGTTGTTGGAGGCCCAAGCAGCAACAGGCTACATAGCAGACCCTGCTTTTAATGACAAGATGCCTGTGGATACTGCTTGTTCCAGAGGGATCGTGGACACACAAGACAGAGACATCTTAGTGAAAGCTGAAGCTGCAAGTGTTGGTTTCAAAGATCCTTACACAGGTAAAGTGCTATCTGTAGGCCAGGCTTGCAAACAAGGCCGCATCGACAAGGAGACAACACTCCGCTTGCTCCAAGCTCAGGAGTCTGTTGGAGGCATATTGGACCCCGTTCTGAGTGTGTTCCTGCCAAAAGATTTGGCCCTGGATCGCAATCTTATTGACGAGGAGCTCTACAGGGCTTTGGACAGAAAACCCGCAATTTATATTGATCCTACAACAGAAGAAAAGATAAGTTATAGTGACCTTAGGGGAAAGTGTATTGTGGAACCTGTCCATGGTTTACTCTTGCTTCATGGCCAAGAAAAGTCCATGACCGTAAAGGGGATTCGTGGACCAGTCCATGTGACAGACCTGGTGAAATCTGGATTGCTTGACGAAAAAGATATGATAAAGCTGAAAAAAGGGGAACTCACTCCTCGAGATATTGAGAAGAAGCTAAAGTCTTACCTTTACGGATCCACCTGTATCGCAGGGATCTATGATGAGGCCAATGACAGAATATGGCCTTTTTATCAAGCAATGAAGGAAGGTCTGCTTATGAGGGGAACCACTTTAGAGCTTCTTGAAGCCCAAGCTGCATCTGGCTTCATTGTTGACCCGGTCAACAATATCTTCTTGACAGTAGATGAGGCCACACAGAGAGGTCTTATAGGAAAAGAATTTAAGAATAAATTGCTATCAGCAGAAAGAGCAGTCACTGGATACGAAGACCCTTCAACAGTAAAGAAAATCTCCCTTTTTGAGGCTATTGAAAAAGGTCTTATTGAGAGAGGCCATGGAATCCGTCTTCTTGAGGCTCAGATTGCCAGCGGTGGGATTATTGACCCGGTAAAAAGCCATCGCATCAATGTCTCAGTTGCTTACAAACGAGGATATTTTGATGAGGAGATGAATGAAATACTATCCTATGAAGGGGATGACACAAAGGGGTTCTTTGACCCTAACACAAAGGAGAACTTAACCTATATCCAGCTGAAGGAGAGGTGCATTACTGATCCAAAGACTGGCCTTGTACTCCTCCCTCTTAAAGACAAGACGAAAGCTCAAACATTACAAGAGAGTCGAAGCAACGTCCTCCGCAAGAGGCGTGTAGTGATTGTTGACCCAGACACCGATCTGGAGATGTCCGTAAGGGAGGCCTATCACCGTGAGTTGATCGACTACGACACCTTTCTGGACTTGTCAGAACAGGAATGTGAATGGGAAGAAATCACCATCAAGGGATCAGACGGCTCTACACGCTTGGTGATAGTCGATAGAAAAACGGGAACCCAGTATGACATACAGGACTCCTTGGAACGTGGCATTGTTGACCAGAACACGCTGGATAAGTATCGGGAAGGAAAATTAACATTGACCCAGTTTGCTGACCATGTATCTAGCAGAAGCAGCAGCAGCGAGATGACAATTACAGCCAGCAGTGCTGAAGATGTGATTACTTGCACCAGTCCCACCCAGGCTAGACCGTCCTCTCCTACCGTTCGTAAACGCTTTGACAGTATTTCCATTACAGTCTCTCCCCCTGAGATGTTTGATGACCAGAGCCCGGTGGCTGCCATTTTTGACACCGAGACTATGGAGAAAATAACCATTCCCGAAGCACACCGAAGAGGCATAGTGGATACCCTTACAGCACAGAGGCTCCTGGAGGCTCAGGCATGCACTGGAGGAATCATCAATCCCGCAACTGGCCAGAGGCTAACGCTGAATGACGCTGTCCATCAGTGTGTCCTCGACGAAGCCATGGCCAATAAGCTGAAGGCCTCACAGAAAGCTTACATGGGTTTTGAGGATGTAAAAACTAAGAGAAAGATGTCCGCAGCAGAGGCAGTGAAAGAGACATGGCTACCTTACGAGGCTGGGCAACGGTTCCTGGAGTTTCAACACTTGACCGGAGGCCTGGTAGATCCTAGCACTGGACAACGCATTACCATGGAGGAGGCCATCCGCAAAAGTTGGTTGGATGGGCTTGGAGCGCAGAAACTTCAAGATACCCGTAACTATCCAAAAAACCTGACCTGTCCCAAGACCAAACTGAAGATCTCCTACAAGGAAGCCATGGATGGCTGCATGGTGGAAGAGAGCAATGGTATGAAGATGCTGCAGGCCTCCTCAGTGTCATCAAAGGGACTCAGCAGCCCCTACAATGTCTCCAACCCAAGTTCTCGGTCTGGATCCAGAAGTGGATCTCGGAGAGGCAGTGTAGATTATACATCGACGTACAACTACTCCTTCTCATCCAACAGTACAGGTGCCACCTACTAA